Within the Magnetospirillum sp. WYHS-4 genome, the region GCCAGTCGACCAGGCCGCCCAGCGAGCGGTCCGCGGCAAGAACGGCATCGATCTCCAGCAGCAGGGCATCCAGGGCGGCGGTGGCGGCCTCGGGCGGCCCCTGCACCACGGCCTCGATCTCGGCCCGGTGGCGCCAGAGGTAGGTCACCGGCGACAGCAGCACCTCGGGCTCGCCCGGATCGCCGTCGCGCATGATCACCAGCCCGCCGGCCGGGACCTTTTCGGGCAGCGGCTCCTCGCGTTTGACGAGGGCATCAGGGATCGTCCGCAGGCGCTCGTACAGCGCCGCGAGGACCTCTTCCCGGCGGGTGGGCATTGAATATGTATCCCGATTGTGGTACGTTTCAGGTGCAGCTGGAGGTTAGCCATGTCCAAGACGGAAATGATCCGCGCTCGCGTCGAGCCCGACTTGAAGCACGAAGCCGAAAAGGTGTTCTCGGCGTTGGGGTTGTCGCCGACCGAGGCCATCACCCTGTTCTACAAGCAGGTGACCATGCATCATGGCCTGCCCTTCGA harbors:
- a CDS encoding type II toxin-antitoxin system RelB/DinJ family antitoxin, whose translation is MSKTEMIRARVEPDLKHEAEKVFSALGLSPTEAITLFYKQVTMHHGLPFEVRIPNAVTREAIRQVQAREGLTRYASVKDLMAEFDDA
- a CDS encoding acyl-CoA transferase, whose product is MPTRREEVLAALYERLRTIPDALVKREEPLPEKVPAGGLVIMRDGDPGEPEVLLSPVTYLWRHRAEIEAVVQGPPEAATAALDALLLEIDAVLAADRSLGGLVDWLDWGGPQTRDLALDGAAGIKAAVVPVILHFETFSPLS